The following is a genomic window from Bacteroidia bacterium.
GAACTGTACACCATGGGCGAGGGAAAATACACCGAAGAGGATATTCGGGAGGCCGCGCGCTGTCTTACCGGTTGGCGCCTCGATGAATTCGTATCCTTCGATGCATCATTCAGCCCGTTGTATCACGACGCCGGAAACAAGACGTTCATGGGACGAACCATTCTCGGCAAATCCTCTCTCGATGGACGCTTCGAGGGAGATGAGGTTGTGGATATCATCTTCGAGGACCCCGCCGTGGCGAAATTCATTTGCCGTAAGTTGTATCTCGCTTTTGTGTACAACAACCCTGCGGCAGTGGATGGTGAGATTGTTGATGGTCTCGCACAGATTTTTCGCGAGAGCAATTACGAAATCAAGCCGGTCATTGCCGCATTACTTAAAAGCTCCCACTTTTTTGATGTCGTGAACGTGGGAGCGATGATAAAAAGTCCCGCTGTGCTGCAAGTGGGGCTCGCCCGGCAGCTCGACGCAGATCCGGGCGGGTCGCGTCTGTCCGCCGATATGAAGACTCTTGAACAGAATCTGCTCGACCCGCCGAACGTTGCCGGCTGGGAGGGATATCGTACATGGGTGGGCACAACGACGTATCCCTATCGAAAGTCCTTCGCCGAACGCTTCATCACGGGACAAGCTCCGGGGGGGGCATCGCAAACACCTATGAACGTTGTATCATGGGGAAAGAAATTCGATGAATACAACAATGCGGAAAAACTGATTGACCAGATTCTGACCTTGCTTTTGCCGGTCGCAGTTTCGGATACGCGCCGCAGCTCGTATCTGCAGACAATGCTCGGCGGGGCGCCGGTGTATGAGTGGAACATTGACGCACCCAATGCCGATACCAATCTGCGCGGCACACTGCAGCGTATCGTTTCGGCTCCTGATTTTCAGTTACACTAAACGCAGGGGGCAACATGAATCGTCGTGACTTTATCGAACGCTCCCTGTA
Proteins encoded in this region:
- a CDS encoding DUF1800 domain-containing protein, translating into MLYGVQRRTRSGLDPYVPSPSQPWNALRASHLLRRAAPLPTWDEITAAAGMSPGDVVDLLLDVLPEPSPPGAWVSEIAAKPTTVDEDNAYRAQNSSNMNALRAWWAGLMTSSGMNIREVLTLFWHGHITSEGGIVLVPQFMYQQNALFRSYALGNFRDLMKAVNHDPAMLRYLDGEINIGSNPNENYARELMELYTMGEGKYTEEDIREAARCLTGWRLDEFVSFDASFSPLYHDAGNKTFMGRTILGKSSLDGRFEGDEVVDIIFEDPAVAKFICRKLYLAFVYNNPAAVDGEIVDGLAQIFRESNYEIKPVIAALLKSSHFFDVVNVGAMIKSPAVLQVGLARQLDADPGGSRLSADMKTLEQNLLDPPNVAGWEGYRTWVGTTTYPYRKSFAERFITGQAPGGASQTPMNVVSWGKKFDEYNNAEKLIDQILTLLLPVAVSDTRRSSYLQTMLGGAPVYEWNIDAPNADTNLRGTLQRIVSAPDFQLH